The Deinococcus taeanensis genome has a window encoding:
- a CDS encoding IS630 family transposase (programmed frameshift): MAEWHPSKYSRAQLEERRLAATPWLQGGQHSQQVIAQHFGVSVHTVSNWKKRLKRTGSLQATVTTGRPSRLTTAQLEQVRTLLREGALHHGFPDPTWSTRRVADLIGRHFDVWYHPDHVRRILRQLGFTPQMPDGRAAERNELRIASWKEQVAPELEKKVAQGATLVDLDEVGFSLNGVRRRTWSTRGVTLLVTLPANWEKRSTIGAITSDGRFFQHTKHGAIRGGDVIRFFQHLMRHVQGEIVVVLDNAGIHRAKATQAFVEIHERLSLVFLPPYAPELNPIELVWAYVKRNVLGNFCARSVGVLKAKLTTAWQRVRYIDLPQHLMDFNLCRYQ; the protein is encoded by the exons GTGGCTGAATGGCATCCATCCAAATACTCCCGAGCGCAGCTGGAGGAACGTCGACTGGCGGCGACCCCCTGGCTTCAAGGGGGCCAGCATTCACAGCAGGTGATTGCCCAGCACTTCGGCGTGTCCGTACACACCGTCAGCAACTGGAAGAAACGCCTGAAGCGCACCGGCAGTCTCCAGGCCACGGTGACGACAGGACGCCCCTCCCGACTCACCACCGCCCAGCTCGAACAAGTCCGCACCCTCCTGAGGGAGGGTGCGCTGCACCATGGCTTCCCTGACCCGACCTGGAGCACCAGACGAGTCGCAGACCTGATCGGGCGGCACTTCGACGTGTGGTACCACCCCGATCACGTCCGGAGAATTCTTCGTCAGCTGGGGTTCACGCCCCAGATGCCGGATGGACGGGCAGCAGAACGCAATGAACTCCGGATCGCGTCCTGGAAAGAACAGGTGGCGCCGGAATTG GAAAAAAAGGTCGCGCAGGGCGCAACCCTGGTGGACCTGGATGAGGTTGGCTTCTCGCTGAACGGTGTGCGAAGACGAACGTGGTCGACCAGGGGCGTCACGCTCCTGGTCACACTCCCGGCCAACTGGGAAAAACGCTCGACTATCGGGGCGATCACTTCGGACGGTCGATTCTTCCAGCACACGAAGCATGGGGCGATCCGGGGTGGGGACGTCATCCGGTTCTTCCAGCATCTGATGCGCCATGTGCAGGGGGAGATCGTGGTGGTGCTGGACAACGCGGGCATTCACCGAGCGAAGGCAACTCAGGCGTTCGTGGAGATCCACGAACGCCTGTCGCTGGTGTTTTTGCCGCCGTACGCTCCGGAGTTGAATCCCATCGAGCTGGTGTGGGCGTACGTGAAGCGCAATGTGCTGGGGAACTTCTGTGCCCGCTCAGTGGGCGTGCTGAAAGCGAAGCTGACGACGGCCTGGCAACGGGTTCGGTACATCGACCTGCCTCAACATTTGATGGACTTTAACTTATGCCGTTATCAATAA
- a CDS encoding AAA family ATPase: MLPTDITSPEEYEAALNVLPIHIRDIVESRIDVLEEIALDRGQHLMVKMDGLRIEYPVPITGRNPRFVTNQVGNFRDDGRRGINGTLHRVSGEFNEEGLVDKIIIRVARVIMGVAEPLREYIEQAKGILVIGPPAVGKTTLLRDIGRIRGEVLGAGLYIIDSSNEITGDGDVPHRMMRHSRRVKVGDPLEQAPKLKRGIRNQGPSEVLMDEVGYNGDVQLLMNASRAGVTAIATVHGSVLEDVKNNLDLCPLLGVTEDQRTGEYRKRSTACFDTAIEVHGKGKYKVITNLDEQVRRLLNGEPAESTRVGNWPEFQTSGLSHAS; encoded by the coding sequence ATGCTGCCCACCGACATCACCTCACCCGAAGAGTACGAAGCGGCCCTCAACGTCCTGCCCATCCACATCCGGGACATCGTCGAATCCCGCATTGACGTCCTGGAGGAGATCGCCCTCGACCGGGGCCAGCACCTCATGGTGAAAATGGACGGCCTGCGCATCGAGTACCCCGTCCCGATCACCGGCCGCAACCCGCGGTTCGTGACGAACCAGGTGGGGAACTTCCGGGACGACGGGCGCCGCGGCATCAACGGCACCCTGCACCGCGTGTCCGGTGAATTCAACGAAGAAGGCCTCGTGGACAAGATCATCATTCGCGTCGCGCGGGTCATCATGGGCGTCGCCGAACCCCTGCGGGAGTACATCGAGCAGGCCAAAGGCATCCTCGTGATCGGCCCGCCCGCGGTCGGGAAGACGACCTTGCTGCGGGACATCGGCCGCATCCGGGGCGAGGTCCTGGGCGCGGGCCTGTACATCATCGACAGCTCCAACGAAATCACCGGGGACGGGGACGTGCCGCACCGCATGATGCGCCACTCCCGGCGGGTGAAGGTGGGTGACCCGCTGGAGCAGGCCCCGAAACTCAAGCGCGGAATCCGCAACCAGGGCCCGTCCGAAGTGCTGATGGACGAAGTGGGCTACAACGGCGACGTGCAGCTGCTCATGAACGCCTCGCGCGCCGGGGTCACCGCGATCGCCACCGTGCACGGCTCCGTCCTCGAAGACGTGAAGAACAACCTCGACCTGTGCCCCCTGCTGGGCGTCACCGAGGACCAGCGGACCGGCGAGTACCGCAAACGCAGCACCGCGTGTTTCGACACGGCCATCGAGGTGCACGGCAAAGGGAAATACAAGGTCATCACGAACCTGGACGAGCAGGTCCGCAGACTCCTGAACGGTGAACCTGCCGAGAGCACGAGGGTAGGCAACTGGCCGGAATTCCAGACCTCCGGATTGAGTCACGCCAGCTGA
- a CDS encoding ABC transporter ATP-binding protein — protein sequence MSNQQASRAASDRVLEASGIEVAYGEVQVVFGVSLHVDKGELVGLVGGNGSGKSTILRVLSGMLKARAGTATYRGQNLNGVPPHRITDMGVAHVPMGRQLFGQMTVEENLLMGAYLPRTKGNRTANLQKVYDFFPSLTGKRLSPAAALSGGEQQMVAIGRALMSEPEVLLMDEPSLGLAPLVVSEVMRVIGSLRELGLTVLLVEQNVRQVLRVTDRTYVLELGQLVKEGPSRDLMGDPDIIKAYLGV from the coding sequence ATGAGTAATCAGCAAGCTTCACGTGCCGCCTCCGACCGGGTCCTGGAGGCCAGCGGCATTGAGGTCGCCTACGGTGAAGTGCAGGTGGTGTTCGGCGTGTCGCTGCACGTGGACAAAGGCGAGCTGGTGGGACTGGTGGGCGGCAACGGCAGTGGAAAAAGCACCATCCTGCGCGTGCTGTCCGGCATGCTGAAGGCCCGCGCCGGGACCGCCACCTACCGGGGGCAGAACCTTAACGGCGTGCCGCCTCACCGCATTACGGACATGGGCGTGGCCCACGTGCCGATGGGCCGGCAGCTGTTTGGTCAGATGACGGTGGAGGAGAACCTCCTGATGGGGGCTTACCTGCCCCGGACCAAGGGCAACCGGACCGCCAACCTTCAGAAGGTCTACGACTTCTTCCCGAGCCTGACTGGGAAGCGCCTGAGTCCCGCTGCCGCGCTTTCGGGGGGCGAGCAGCAGATGGTGGCCATCGGCCGCGCGCTGATGAGCGAGCCTGAAGTGCTGCTGATGGATGAGCCCAGTCTGGGGCTGGCGCCGCTGGTGGTGTCGGAAGTCATGCGGGTGATCGGCAGTTTGCGTGAACTGGGCCTGACCGTGCTGTTGGTCGAGCAGAATGTCCGGCAGGTATTGCGGGTGACGGACCGCACTTACGTGCTGGAACTGGGACAACTGGTCAAGGAAGGCCCCAGCCGTGATTTAATGGGCGATCCGGACATCATCAAAGCGTACCTGGGCGTCTAA
- a CDS encoding ROK family protein — protein MPLPLPASALRITRVVTWLDQQGHADRSVISVKGQVNSRTRTAALPWADLTDQPLEAELSAALGRPVIVENDANLAAWQAWHPLNLTPDDPLVFLNSEFGLGLGLMLGGQLYHCATGELSYAADPAKRRRHDLALHRLLGHLRGVDPETDIITVAALAAGGHTPVKRALRAYTTDLANHLTSAVTILNPAALVLQDLPPASERLRREVTRALTELGLPTRAVISPLGLLGGLDSAARYGVAWLERAHLSAASDFPAPR, from the coding sequence ATGCCATTGCCACTGCCCGCGTCGGCTCTGCGGATCACCAGGGTGGTGACCTGGCTCGACCAGCAGGGCCACGCTGACCGGTCCGTCATCAGTGTCAAAGGGCAGGTCAACTCCCGCACCCGCACCGCCGCCCTGCCCTGGGCCGACCTGACCGATCAACCGCTTGAAGCCGAACTCAGCGCCGCCCTCGGCCGACCGGTCATCGTCGAGAACGACGCCAACCTCGCGGCGTGGCAAGCCTGGCACCCCCTGAACCTCACGCCGGATGACCCCCTGGTGTTCCTGAATTCCGAGTTCGGACTCGGCCTGGGCCTGATGCTCGGCGGTCAGCTCTACCACTGCGCCACCGGCGAACTCAGCTACGCCGCCGACCCGGCCAAACGCCGCCGCCACGACCTCGCGCTCCACCGCCTGCTCGGCCACCTGCGCGGCGTCGACCCGGAGACCGACATCATCACCGTCGCGGCCCTGGCCGCGGGCGGCCACACCCCAGTCAAACGCGCCCTGCGCGCCTACACGACCGACCTGGCCAACCACCTCACCTCGGCCGTAACGATCCTCAACCCCGCCGCGCTGGTCCTCCAGGACCTTCCCCCCGCGTCAGAACGGCTGCGCAGGGAAGTCACGCGTGCCCTTACGGAACTCGGCCTGCCCACCCGGGCCGTCATCAGCCCGCTCGGTCTGCTGGGTGGCCTCGACAGCGCCGCCCGCTACGGCGTCGCCTGGCTGGAGCGGGCCCACCTCTCGGCGGCCAGTGACTTTCCCGCCCCCCGCTGA
- a CDS encoding ABC transporter ATP-binding protein produces MTGQPVSPELTTFPGEVIHAPQGPPLLLAEGVTVRFGGVTAVKNISLAVRPGEILGLIGPNGAGKTTLFNALTGFVRPSQGRVSFDGRDITRVQPQVRARLGMARTFQVERPFEDLSVLENVLVAAFLKYRGRAAEDHAYSVLDRVGLADRAAQPAAQLNLARRRRLELAKALAMEPRLLFLDESIAGLNPPAQQEMVALIRELAKSGIGIVMVEHIMHVIMSLSDHVICMAFGELLAEGEPKAVAAHPDVIRAYLGDDHE; encoded by the coding sequence ATGACCGGCCAGCCTGTCTCGCCGGAACTCACCACCTTTCCCGGTGAGGTAATTCATGCGCCCCAAGGCCCCCCTCTGCTGCTGGCGGAGGGCGTCACCGTGCGCTTCGGGGGCGTCACGGCCGTCAAGAACATCAGCCTCGCGGTGCGACCCGGGGAGATTCTCGGGCTGATCGGTCCGAACGGTGCGGGCAAAACGACCCTGTTCAACGCGCTGACCGGATTTGTGCGGCCCAGCCAGGGCCGGGTCTCGTTTGACGGACGGGACATTACCCGGGTGCAGCCCCAGGTGCGTGCGCGGCTGGGCATGGCCCGGACCTTTCAGGTCGAGCGCCCCTTCGAGGACCTGAGTGTGCTGGAAAACGTGCTGGTGGCCGCCTTCCTGAAGTACCGGGGCCGCGCGGCGGAAGATCACGCCTACTCGGTGCTTGACCGGGTTGGCCTGGCGGACCGCGCCGCCCAGCCGGCCGCGCAGCTTAACCTCGCCCGGCGCCGCCGCCTGGAACTCGCCAAAGCCCTCGCCATGGAGCCGCGGCTGCTGTTTCTTGATGAGAGCATCGCTGGTCTGAACCCGCCGGCCCAGCAGGAGATGGTGGCCCTGATCCGCGAACTGGCCAAGTCGGGCATCGGCATCGTGATGGTCGAACACATCATGCACGTGATCATGAGCCTGTCGGACCACGTGATCTGCATGGCCTTCGGCGAGTTGCTGGCCGAAGGCGAACCGAAGGCGGTGGCCGCCCATCCAGACGTCATTCGCGCCTACCTCGGAGACGACCATGAGTAA
- a CDS encoding branched-chain amino acid ABC transporter permease yields MDPVAVTAFFQTLVQGLLTGGLYALIGTGLSLIFGVMKVINFAHGDFLAIGMFISLALFKTFNIDPYLSLLVAAPAGFALGYVLQRFVLTRLGDRLGEGSMLATLGLGLIISNTLLLGFGAQPQSINVPYASSTFSFAGVQVSISLLIAGLGTLAVIAGLNLLLYRTELGRAIRATAQNPLGAELQGVKTANIQAIVFGLGVAFAAIAGVLLMPLLYAFPTVGENYTTKAFIVTVLGGLGNLPGALVGGLVLGVIESLGAFYVNNNYRDAYGLVAFLLVLLLRPEGLFGKTVKRV; encoded by the coding sequence ATGGACCCAGTTGCCGTCACGGCTTTTTTTCAGACCCTGGTACAGGGCCTGCTGACCGGGGGGCTGTACGCCCTGATCGGTACAGGTCTGAGCCTGATTTTCGGCGTCATGAAGGTCATCAATTTCGCCCACGGCGACTTTCTGGCCATCGGGATGTTCATCAGTCTCGCGCTGTTCAAGACCTTCAACATCGACCCCTACCTGAGCCTGCTGGTCGCCGCGCCCGCGGGTTTTGCCCTGGGCTACGTGCTTCAGCGCTTCGTGCTGACCCGGCTGGGCGACCGTCTGGGTGAGGGCAGCATGCTGGCCACCCTGGGCCTGGGCCTGATTATCAGCAACACCCTGCTGCTGGGGTTCGGGGCGCAGCCGCAGAGCATCAACGTGCCGTACGCCAGCAGCACGTTCTCCTTTGCCGGCGTGCAGGTGAGCATTTCGCTGCTGATCGCGGGCCTCGGAACGCTGGCAGTGATTGCCGGTCTGAATCTGCTGCTCTACCGCACGGAGCTCGGACGGGCCATCCGGGCCACCGCCCAGAACCCACTGGGTGCCGAACTGCAGGGCGTCAAGACGGCCAACATCCAGGCCATCGTGTTTGGTCTGGGCGTGGCCTTTGCCGCCATCGCCGGCGTCCTGCTGATGCCCCTGCTGTATGCCTTTCCAACGGTGGGCGAGAACTACACCACCAAGGCCTTTATCGTGACGGTCCTGGGCGGGCTGGGCAACCTGCCCGGCGCCCTGGTCGGCGGCCTGGTGCTCGGCGTGATCGAGTCGCTGGGAGCGTTCTACGTCAACAACAACTACCGCGACGCCTACGGCCTGGTGGCCTTCCTGCTGGTGTTGCTGCTGCGCCCTGAAGGCCTGTTCGGGAAGACGGTGAAGCGGGTATGA
- a CDS encoding ABC transporter substrate-binding protein gives MRKFVLFTLSMALAAGAQAQGTIKIGAITSVTGRFAEFGKMQLAGFKVGVAEVNRKGGIGGRKIELVIEDNASDVNKGLAAAERLVNAGVPLVINEYSSSLVKAQAQYLARQKVPNLVVTSSGDDITQPGSEYTFRLNQPATEYARVILSIFRDKKFKTMAVIAGTGAFEKSVADAAQTLAKQYGITIVEDQRYDKGLTDFRPVLNRIKAKNPDGLLMVSYAEDSVALMRQAREVGVKPRLFAGGAAGFALPEFIKDSGSAAENVITATAWIPQLRYPGVQKLNVELKKALGGADPSYHAAQAYAGVIVAAEAISRAGSTDREKVKAALNSLNMQTAFGPIQFKDFDGFRNQNPLAMVAQQVQGGKFVPVYPKSVVPQPIKFER, from the coding sequence ATGCGTAAGTTCGTGTTATTTACCCTGTCCATGGCGCTTGCCGCCGGTGCACAGGCCCAGGGCACCATCAAGATCGGGGCCATCACCTCCGTCACCGGCCGCTTCGCCGAGTTCGGAAAAATGCAGCTGGCCGGGTTTAAAGTCGGGGTGGCCGAAGTCAACCGCAAAGGCGGCATCGGCGGGCGCAAGATCGAACTGGTTATTGAGGACAATGCCTCGGACGTGAACAAGGGGCTGGCCGCTGCCGAGCGCCTGGTCAATGCAGGCGTGCCCCTGGTCATCAACGAATACAGCAGCTCGCTCGTCAAGGCCCAGGCGCAGTACCTGGCCCGGCAGAAGGTGCCGAACCTCGTCGTGACGTCCAGTGGTGACGACATCACCCAGCCGGGGAGCGAGTACACCTTCCGCCTCAACCAGCCCGCCACCGAATACGCCCGCGTCATTCTGAGCATCTTCCGTGACAAGAAGTTCAAGACCATGGCCGTCATCGCCGGCACGGGAGCCTTTGAGAAGAGCGTTGCGGACGCGGCCCAGACGCTGGCCAAGCAGTACGGGATCACCATCGTCGAGGACCAGCGCTACGATAAGGGCCTGACGGACTTCCGCCCGGTCCTCAACCGCATCAAGGCCAAGAACCCCGACGGCCTCCTGATGGTGTCCTACGCTGAAGACAGCGTGGCCCTGATGCGGCAGGCCCGCGAAGTCGGCGTCAAGCCGCGGCTGTTTGCCGGAGGGGCCGCCGGTTTCGCCCTGCCCGAGTTCATCAAGGACAGCGGCAGCGCGGCGGAGAACGTCATCACGGCGACCGCCTGGATTCCGCAGCTGCGCTACCCGGGCGTTCAGAAGCTGAACGTGGAACTCAAAAAAGCGCTGGGTGGTGCGGACCCCAGTTATCACGCCGCCCAGGCCTACGCCGGCGTGATCGTGGCGGCCGAAGCCATCAGCCGCGCCGGCAGCACCGACCGGGAGAAGGTTAAAGCGGCCCTCAACAGCCTGAACATGCAGACTGCGTTCGGGCCCATCCAGTTCAAGGACTTTGACGGCTTCCGCAATCAGAACCCGCTGGCCATGGTGGCGCAGCAGGTGCAGGGCGGCAAGTTCGTGCCGGTCTACCCCAAGAGCGTGGTGCCGCAGCCCATCAAGTTCGAGCGTTGA
- a CDS encoding branched-chain amino acid ABC transporter permease produces the protein MTAAPVTLKRPRALTFGNLWLSAAVLAVLFLYPFVFGKTMNFGISTVIFAGLAMSWNILGGWAGQTSLGHAALLGIGAYTMTLLATPERVPAFFGGPVAPWWGALIGMVLAVVLAAVWGGLTFRLRGSYFTLSTIAVALVIRLVAINSEWTGSSEGLFMPELPTVFGLDLFDRRTEYWLAFGFVTLTLLVTHLIRRSRLGYALQAVREDEDGARALGIDPTRMKMIAFMISAALTALGGSLYAIYLQAFEPHTLLELPISVQIALMAIIGGRTSIQGPLIGAVLLATFGEMFRNVFSNANLLIYGVLILLVTLFAPNGIMGLFSREGRKLGTAR, from the coding sequence ATGACCGCAGCGCCTGTGACGCTCAAACGGCCCCGCGCCCTGACCTTCGGCAACCTGTGGCTCAGCGCCGCCGTCCTGGCCGTGCTGTTCTTGTATCCCTTTGTGTTCGGCAAGACCATGAATTTCGGCATCTCCACCGTGATCTTTGCCGGACTCGCCATGAGCTGGAACATCCTGGGAGGCTGGGCGGGCCAGACCAGCCTGGGCCACGCGGCGCTGCTGGGCATCGGGGCCTACACCATGACGCTGCTGGCCACGCCGGAGCGCGTCCCGGCGTTTTTCGGCGGGCCCGTGGCCCCCTGGTGGGGCGCCCTGATCGGCATGGTCCTGGCGGTCGTTCTGGCGGCGGTCTGGGGTGGACTGACGTTCCGGCTGCGCGGCAGCTACTTCACCCTGTCCACGATCGCGGTGGCCCTGGTGATCCGCCTGGTGGCCATCAACAGTGAATGGACCGGCAGCAGCGAGGGCCTGTTTATGCCCGAACTGCCCACAGTCTTCGGGCTGGACCTGTTCGACCGCCGGACCGAGTACTGGCTGGCGTTCGGTTTCGTGACGCTGACCCTGCTGGTGACGCACCTCATCCGCCGCTCGCGCCTGGGGTACGCCCTGCAGGCCGTCAGGGAAGATGAGGACGGGGCCCGGGCCCTGGGCATTGACCCAACCCGGATGAAGATGATCGCCTTTATGATCTCCGCTGCCCTGACCGCTCTGGGGGGCTCGCTGTACGCGATCTATCTGCAGGCCTTCGAGCCCCATACGCTGCTGGAACTGCCGATCAGTGTCCAGATCGCCCTGATGGCCATCATTGGCGGGCGGACCAGCATTCAGGGACCGCTGATTGGTGCGGTGCTCCTCGCGACCTTTGGGGAGATGTTCCGCAACGTCTTTAGCAATGCGAACCTGTTGATCTACGGGGTACTGATCCTGCTCGTAACCCTGTTCGCCCCCAACGGCATCATGGGCCTGTTCTCGCGCGAGGGCCGGAAATTGGGGACCGCAAGATGA
- the tnpC gene encoding IS66 family transposase produces the protein MTAPLTEQDLHEIIRRQAEQIEQLQKRIEQLERLQRKYAAPHSRGSRKAHPKTAGRRAGEGVFTYKRPPAREQEDRVIDVPVPNTCTACGYVGELIFTRHDRAWISDLPAQTVQITAYHVPVMACPQCGQAVRGAHADLRPDQRGATAHRCGPRLAATIQALHHEVGLPQRRIARVLRLTTGFQVTQGAITQAAQRLARDGSPLATHVTALERALRAAPYVHHDDTGWRMDATQAWVSTFRSADTVVFRANLQHTNAELRAVIGNDFGGVLVCDRFTVYDSHTLAGVQQQKCLAHVLRNAQTTSEQVQGKRGRGRDYGQRLAEVCRALMALHAHHRRGGCNRDEYRVQGEALTLRLEALLYRRPLKTPGNERLRLGLLKQHRQGRLLRFLVDPDIPPTNNAAERSLRSVVIARKVSQCSKNALGAQTYMRIKSTVETARLRGQDPVDVLISLRR, from the coding sequence ATGACCGCGCCGCTGACGGAACAGGATCTCCACGAGATCATCCGTCGGCAGGCCGAGCAGATCGAACAGCTCCAGAAGCGCATCGAGCAGTTGGAGCGTCTGCAACGCAAGTATGCCGCGCCGCACAGTCGTGGCAGCCGAAAGGCTCACCCGAAGACCGCCGGTCGTCGTGCGGGTGAGGGGGTGTTCACATACAAGCGTCCTCCTGCTCGGGAGCAGGAGGACCGCGTCATCGACGTCCCCGTGCCCAATACGTGCACCGCCTGCGGATATGTCGGTGAGTTGATCTTCACGCGCCATGACCGCGCCTGGATCAGTGATCTGCCCGCTCAGACCGTGCAGATCACCGCGTATCACGTGCCGGTGATGGCCTGCCCGCAGTGCGGGCAGGCCGTGCGTGGCGCGCATGCCGATCTCCGACCGGACCAACGCGGGGCCACGGCCCACCGGTGCGGCCCCCGTCTGGCGGCCACCATCCAGGCGCTGCATCACGAGGTCGGTCTCCCGCAGCGCCGCATCGCCCGGGTGTTGCGTCTGACGACCGGGTTTCAGGTGACTCAGGGCGCCATCACCCAGGCGGCACAGCGTCTGGCGCGTGATGGGAGCCCACTGGCGACGCACGTCACGGCGCTGGAACGGGCGCTGCGGGCAGCACCCTACGTACACCACGACGACACCGGCTGGCGAATGGACGCGACTCAGGCCTGGGTGAGCACCTTCCGGTCGGCAGATACCGTCGTCTTCCGGGCGAACCTCCAGCACACGAATGCGGAGCTGCGCGCGGTGATCGGCAACGACTTCGGGGGCGTGCTGGTGTGTGACCGCTTCACAGTGTATGACAGTCACACGCTGGCAGGTGTCCAGCAACAGAAGTGCCTGGCCCATGTCCTGCGCAATGCACAGACCACCAGCGAGCAGGTTCAGGGGAAACGGGGACGCGGCCGGGACTATGGGCAGCGTCTGGCGGAGGTGTGTCGGGCGTTGATGGCGCTGCATGCCCATCACCGTCGTGGAGGATGCAACCGGGACGAGTACCGAGTGCAGGGTGAGGCACTCACCCTGCGCCTGGAGGCGCTGCTGTATCGGCGCCCACTGAAGACCCCGGGGAACGAACGCCTGCGGCTGGGCCTGCTGAAGCAGCATCGACAGGGACGGTTGCTGAGATTTCTGGTCGACCCGGATATCCCGCCGACGAACAATGCGGCGGAACGGAGCCTGCGGTCGGTGGTGATCGCCCGGAAAGTCTCGCAGTGCAGCAAGAATGCACTGGGCGCGCAGACGTACATGCGCATCAAGTCCACCGTGGAGACCGCGCGGTTGCGTGGTCAGGACCCCGTTGACGTCCTGATCAGCCTGCGTCGCTAA